AAATCATTGATTCGCGATATTCCCGACTTTCCCAAACCGGGTATTGTCTTCCGCGATATTACTACCCTACTCAATCATCCCCAAGGATTACGTTACACGATCGATACCCTAACGGCAAAGTGTCGCGATTACGGTTTATCCCCCGATTACATTGTCGGTATGGAATCCAGGGGTTTTCTCTTTGGTGTTCCTTTAGCATACCAATTAGAAGCGGGATTTATTCCCGTCCGGAAACCGGGCAAATTACCCGCCGCCGTGCATAGTATCGAGTATGATTTGGAATACGGAAGCGATAGCCTCGAAATTCATCAGGACGCGGTGGCATCCCATCATAAAGTCTTAATTGTCGATGATTTAATCGCGACGGGAGGGACGGCGAAAGCAACGGCTGATTTATTAGAAAAAATTGGTTGTGAGGTGTTAGGATTTGCCTTTATCATCGAGTTAATCGACCTCGGTGGTCGGGAAAAATTACCCGATTTACCGATTATTACCCTCATCGATTATTAGGTTTTTTCTATGACGGCGACTGATGATAATTATAAGGCTGCAACCGCTCGATCGAGTGCTAATGGGTTACAATCTCTCCTAACTAGCGAAACTTTTTTATATATTGTCAAGCGTGTTCTCCAGGGTTTATTAACTCTGTTGTTGGCCTCGGCTTTGAGTTTTGCTATTATCCAATTAACCCCCGGCGGGTTTCTGGCTTTGCTTGACCTGAATCCCAAGATTAGTCAGGAAACTAAAGAACAATATATTGCCCTTTTTGGTTTAAAAGATCCGCCGATTGTCCAGTATTTTAAATGGTTGTGGCAAGTGGTAACTCAGTTTAATTTTGGTCTGAGTTTTACCTATTTTCGTCCCGTGTCTTCCCTATTATTAGAGAGAATTCCAGCGACGTTATTAATGTCTTTGACTTCCATCATTTTAACCTGGGGGATTGCGATTCCCTTGGGCATTCTCAGCGCCGTCAAACAAAACCAATTTATCGATAAATTTTTCCGAGTTATCAGTTATCTTGGTCAAGGTTTCCCCAGTTTTATCACTGCCCTTTTACTGCTAATTCTCGCCCAGAATGTTTCGCCGCTTTTACCAGTGGGTGATATGACCAGTATTAACTATTCGGAATATTCCCCTATCGGTAAAGTTTTAGATATCGCTTGGCACATGATTTTACCAACTATTGCCCTGACAGTTACCAGTTTTGCCGGATTACAAAGATTGATGCGGGGACAATTATTAGATGTTCTGCGACAGGATTATATTCAAACTGCGAGGGCGAAAGGTTTACCGGAAAATAAAGTTATCTATGTCCACGCTTTACGCAATGCTATTAATCCCCTGATAACTCTTTTGGGCTTTGAATTTTCCAGTTTGTTAAGTGGGGCATTTATCGCCGAATTTTTCTTTAACTGGCCCGGATTAGGTCGTTTAATTCTGCAAGCTGTGACGGCTAAAGATTTGTATTTAGTTATGGGCAGTTTAATGATGGGTGCTACTATGTTGATTATCGGTAATCTTCTGGCTGATTTGCTTCTCAAAGCTGTAGATCCTAGAATTAAATTGGAGGATTTAAAGTAGGGTGATAGGGAAATTTCAGCTAAATTTACCACTACCCAACGGGTGCATCTCACATTTGCAGAAATAGGGACAATCAGCAATTATCAGTGATCCTTAAATTATTACAGATGTATCAGCAGCTGCGTGTAAGCATCCCACCGAAAAACTAATGCGCGGGGGGTTTGGGGGCGGCGCCACGCCCCCAACGGGGGGTTTGGGGGGTAGAACCCCCCAAAGGCTTGGATTGAGTGGTAAAATCGGAAGTAATGACCAATTTTAGAAGATAGTTTCCCTTTAAAAATCCCAACTCAGTAGATTTACAAAAATGGGATGTACCCCCACCCAACCCCTTTTTTCCTTTTCACTTTTCACTTAATAAACTATGTTAGCAACTACACATTATTTACTCAGGTCAAAACAAGACGGACAATATCTAGTGGCGCGTCTGAGAAAAGGTGAAAGCGAAAGTCCGGCCAGTTATCTGCTTCTGTTTAAAGAATCCTACGATGCTTTAAGTTATATCAATACCCATGCTAATGATTTAGCCAATAATTTTTCTGTGGAAACTCTCTCAGGAACACAATTAAAAGGATTGATGCAGCGATGGGGATTTGCAGGAATTGGTTTAGTTAGTGAACCTTTGGAACCACAAGTGCAGTTTTTAGCCTACGAAAAAGGATTTAATCTCTAAACTATGAAAACGCTGTTAATCACTGGAGTTAGTGGGTTTTTAGGTTGGCATATTTACCAAAAAACTCGCTCATCTTGGGCAAGTTTTGGTACATATTTTAATCACAATGTCAATAGTAATGACCCGAATTTAATTAAAATTAACTTAACAGATTTAGCCGCAGTTAAAGAACTTTTTCAACAGATTAAACCCGACGCAGTAATTCATGGGGCTGCCCAATCAAAACCGAATCTCTGTCAAGAATTTCCCCAAGCATCCGAGGCAATTAATCTGACAGCTTCTCTAGAAATTGCCCGTTTATGTAGTCAATATCAAATACCGCTAGTTTTTACCTCTACCGATTTAGTTTTTGATGGTAAAAATGCCCCCTATTCCGAAAATGATCCCGTTTCTCCCGTCAGTGTCTATGGTGAGCAAAAAGTAGCGGCAGAAAAGGGTATTTTAGCAATATATCCTCGGGCTGCCATTTGTCGAATGCCTTTGATGTTTGGTTCCCCTTCTCCCAGCGCTAATAGTTTTCTGCAACCCTTTTTAAAAACCCTCCAAGAGGGAAAAGAACTATCTCTATTTACCGATGAATATCGTACAGCTGTTGGGGTTAATAGTGCGGTGAATGGGTTACTTTTAGCCCTAGAAAAAGTGCAAGGGATTATTCATCTGGGGGGTAAAGAAAGAGTTTCTCGTTATCAATTTGGTTTACTAATGACGGCAGTTTTTAATATTCCCAGAGAACAAATAAAACCCTGTTTACAGTCAGATGTTCCCATGAGTGCGCCCCGTCCCCAGGATGTTTCTCTTGATAGTTCTCTCGCTTTTTCTTTGGGTTATCAACCATTAAGTATTAAAAGCGAATTAGAGGCAATTAGAGATGAAATTATCTGAACAAAAGCGGACTATATTAATTATCTTGCTCCTTTTTTTTACCGCTATTCTCATGTCCAATTATTTTGAGGTAGGGATGACGGGAGTGTTAGCTTTTTTCGTTGCCTATCTATCTAAAGGATTGCGAAAAGTTAAGTAAAAAATTATTTTTTTCAATCAACAATCTCAAATTCTATTGACTGCTCTTGGGCAAAATTATAGGTAAAATGATCGACAATATTAGTATCGCTCAATTCGAGATTATAAAAATTGATCGCTGGTTGATCAAAAAGTGGGCCAGCGTGCCAAGTTCCCACCTCTAATTTAATAAAACAGTCCCCGGGGATGCGAAAAACCTTTAATTTTTCTAAATCCGGTTGAGGATGAGGACTAGGGGGGGCCACTCCTAAAAACCACTCTTGCCCCCCCAAAGAACCGAGACATTGGGTACATTGACTATGACGAGTAATTCGCTTAAATTTACGTCCGCGAGTCTGTAAACGCATAATATAAAAACGTGGCACACCGTTTTTTAAATGCAGTTGTGCATCGCTTTCATCAAACAGTTTCCCGTCATGGCTAGGGGTTATTAATTGACCGTAGGGACGGAAACTCTCGGCGGTAATTAGTTGCGCTGACAGGGGAATAACGGTAATCGAATTACTCATAAAAATTACTGCTGACTAACAGTTATAGCTGTACCATCTCGGAGAGAAAGAATATTATTAATAGCAATTCTTTCCCCGGCATTTACTCCAGAAATAACCTGATAAGCTTGCCCTTGAATCGTGCCGACTTGAATTGGTTTTTGTCTTACCACTAAACGCTCCTCGGCGTTTTCTTGACCTTCTTTAGCCTTTTCTTTTTCGGCGACAAAAACAAAATTTTGCGCCCCGATGCTAGTCACTGCTGTGGTGGGAATTAATACCCCCGGTTTTTGATCCCAAATTAACCGCGTCCGCACATATTGGTTATTGCGAAGACTGCCATCATTAGTAAAGGCAAATTTCACTAAAACCGATTGGGTAGCTTGGGAAACGGTGGGGGAAATAAAAGTTACTTGACCGCGAACCCCGGCACTGCCATCGGGATTAATAATTTCCACGGGCAACCCGACGCGCAGACGCGGTTGTAATTCCACGGGAATCTGCACATTTAGTTCCAAAGTTTTATTATTAGTCAACGAGGTTAATTCTTCACCCAGGGAGATAATATCGCCGACTTTTCTTTGATTAAAATCGCCGACAAAACCATCAATCGGGGCGGTAATGGTGTTAAAAACTAAATTCTGACGCGTCGCCCCTAATTGCCCCTCGGCGCTGGCTACCGCCGCTTGACGACTGTTCACTGTTGCCTCTGCCGCCGCCACCTGTTGCCGTGAGGCTAATTCGTTTTGAATGGCGATATTTAATGCTTCTTTGTTTGCCTGTAGGGTAGCCCTAGCCGCCGTCACCTGTT
This Microcystis wesenbergii NRERC-220 DNA region includes the following protein-coding sequences:
- a CDS encoding adenine phosphoribosyltransferase; translation: MDLKSLIRDIPDFPKPGIVFRDITTLLNHPQGLRYTIDTLTAKCRDYGLSPDYIVGMESRGFLFGVPLAYQLEAGFIPVRKPGKLPAAVHSIEYDLEYGSDSLEIHQDAVASHHKVLIVDDLIATGGTAKATADLLEKIGCEVLGFAFIIELIDLGGREKLPDLPIITLIDY
- a CDS encoding ABC transporter permease, translating into MTATDDNYKAATARSSANGLQSLLTSETFLYIVKRVLQGLLTLLLASALSFAIIQLTPGGFLALLDLNPKISQETKEQYIALFGLKDPPIVQYFKWLWQVVTQFNFGLSFTYFRPVSSLLLERIPATLLMSLTSIILTWGIAIPLGILSAVKQNQFIDKFFRVISYLGQGFPSFITALLLLILAQNVSPLLPVGDMTSINYSEYSPIGKVLDIAWHMILPTIALTVTSFAGLQRLMRGQLLDVLRQDYIQTARAKGLPENKVIYVHALRNAINPLITLLGFEFSSLLSGAFIAEFFFNWPGLGRLILQAVTAKDLYLVMGSLMMGATMLIIGNLLADLLLKAVDPRIKLEDLK
- a CDS encoding SDR family oxidoreductase; amino-acid sequence: MKTLLITGVSGFLGWHIYQKTRSSWASFGTYFNHNVNSNDPNLIKINLTDLAAVKELFQQIKPDAVIHGAAQSKPNLCQEFPQASEAINLTASLEIARLCSQYQIPLVFTSTDLVFDGKNAPYSENDPVSPVSVYGEQKVAAEKGILAIYPRAAICRMPLMFGSPSPSANSFLQPFLKTLQEGKELSLFTDEYRTAVGVNSAVNGLLLALEKVQGIIHLGGKERVSRYQFGLLMTAVFNIPREQIKPCLQSDVPMSAPRPQDVSLDSSLAFSLGYQPLSIKSELEAIRDEII
- a CDS encoding ureidoglycolate lyase; this translates as MSNSITVIPLSAQLITAESFRPYGQLITPSHDGKLFDESDAQLHLKNGVPRFYIMRLQTRGRKFKRITRHSQCTQCLGSLGGQEWFLGVAPPSPHPQPDLEKLKVFRIPGDCFIKLEVGTWHAGPLFDQPAINFYNLELSDTNIVDHFTYNFAQEQSIEFEIVD
- a CDS encoding efflux RND transporter periplasmic adaptor subunit codes for the protein MIKRSVNVSRAIGSSIAVSLIVTGCAPQSPQATGPAAVPVKLQTLGTDKLVQSSEFVGTLIAQERVSVSPQITGRIRSIFVKSGDQVTQGQKIAELDPEQQQQQVNAGIGQVNSAKANLNGSEADLRQRQAQARANKAQIAQNRANVANAEANVKSQIATLSAAEADLQRARANLDLAEKNLTRAEFLVKQGAQPQQDLDDRRRDIQAARAEVEARSKNRDAARQQVTAARATLQANKEALNIAIQNELASRQQVAAAEATVNSRQAAVASAEGQLGATRQNLVFNTITAPIDGFVGDFNQRKVGDIISLGEELTSLTNNKTLELNVQIPVELQPRLRVGLPVEIINPDGSAGVRGQVTFISPTVSQATQSVLVKFAFTNDGSLRNNQYVRTRLIWDQKPGVLIPTTAVTSIGAQNFVFVAEKEKAKEGQENAEERLVVRQKPIQVGTIQGQAYQVISGVNAGERIAINNILSLRDGTAITVSQQ